A section of the Jaculus jaculus isolate mJacJac1 chromosome 6, mJacJac1.mat.Y.cur, whole genome shotgun sequence genome encodes:
- the LOC123461624 gene encoding LOW QUALITY PROTEIN: endothelin-converting enzyme 1-like (The sequence of the model RefSeq protein was modified relative to this genomic sequence to represent the inferred CDS: inserted 1 base in 1 codon), translated as MMSTYKRATLDEEDLVDALSEGEVYPNGLQXGPSVCLSEACVSVTSSIPSSMDPTVDPCQDFFSYACGGWIKANPVPDGHSRWGTFSNLWEHNQAIIKHLLENSTASVSEAERKAQVYYRACMNETRIEELRAKPLMELIEKLGGWNITAPWAKDNFQDTLQVVTAHFRTSPFFSVYVSADSKNSNSNVIQVDQSGLGLPSRDYYLNKIENEKVLTGYLNYMVQLGKLLGGGDEDSIGPQMQQILDFETALANITIPQEKRRDEELIYHKVTAAELQTLAPAINWLPFLNTIFHPVEINETEPIVVYDKEYLEQVSTLINSTDKCLLNNYMIWNLVRKTSSFLDQRFQDGDEKFMEVMYGTKKTCLPRWKFCVSDTENNLGFALGPMFVKATFAEDSKNIASEIILEIKKAFEESLSTLKWMDEETRKSAKEKADAIYNMIGYPNFIMDPKELDKVFNDYTAVPDLYFENAMRFFNFSWRVTADQLRKAPNRDQWSMTPPMVNAYYSPTKNEIVFPAGILQAPFYTRSSPNALHFGGIGVVVGHELTHAFDDQGREYDKDGNLRPWWKNSSVEAFKQQTECMVQQYGNYSVNGEPVNGRHTLGENIADNGGLKAAYRAYQNWVKKNGAEQTLPTLGLTTDQLFFLGFAQVWCSVRTPESSHEGLITDPHSPSRFRVIGSLSNSKEFSEHFHCPPGSPMNPHHKCEIW; from the exons ATGATGTCGACCTACAAGCGGGCCACGCTGGACGAGGAGGATCTGGTGGACGCTCTCTCCGAGGGCGAAGTGTACCCCAATGGCTTGC GAGGGCCTTCAGTGTGCCTGAGTGAGGCCTGTGTCTCAGTGACCAGCTCTATCCCGAGCTCCATGGACCCGACAGTAGACCCCTGCCAAGATTTCTTCAGCTACGCCTGTGGGGGATGGATCAAAGCCAACCCCGTGCCCGACGGCCACTCTCGATGGGGCACCTTCAGCAACCTCTGGGAACACAACCAAGCCATCATCAAGCACCTGCTTGAAAATTCCACAGCCAGTGTCAGCGAGGCAGAAAGGAAGGCCCAAGTATACTACCGTGCATGTATGAACGAGACCAGGATAGAAGAGCTCCGGGCCAAGCCATTGATGGAGCTGATTGAGAAGCTTGGTGGCTGGAACATCACAGCACCCTGGGCCAAGGACAACTTCCAGGACACGCTGCAGGTAGTCACGGCCCACTTCCGCACCTCGCCCTTCTTCTCCGTCTATGTCAGTGCTGACTCTAAGAACTCCAACAGCAACGTGATCCAGGTGGACCAGTCTGGCCTGGGCTTACCCTCCAGAGACTATTACCTGAACAAGATAGAAAACGAGAAGGTCCTGACTGGATACCTGAACTACATGGTCCAGCTGGGGAAGCTGCTAGGCGGGGGCGACGAGGACTCCATCGGACCCCAGATGCAGCAGATCTTGGACTTCGAGACGGCACTGGCCAACATCACCATTCCCCAGGAGAAGCGCAGGGACGAGGAGCTCATCTACCACAAAGTCACTGCCGCTGAGCTGCAGACCTTGGCACCAGCCATCAACTGGTTACCCTTTCTCAACACCATCTTCCACCCTGTGGAGATCAACGAAACTGAGCCTATTGTGGTCTACGACAAGGAGTACCTGGAGCAGGTCTCCACCCTCATCAACAGCACGGACAAATGCCTCCTGAACAACTACATGATCTGGAACCTGGTGCGGAAGACGAGTTCCTTCCTGGATCAGCGCTTCCAGGATGGTGATGAGAAGTTCATGGAAGTGATGTACGGGACCAAGAAGACCTGCCTCCCTCGCTGGAAGTTCTGCGTgagtgacacagagaacaacctGGGCTTTGCCCTGGGGCCCATGTTTGTCAAAGCCACCTTTGCCGAGGACAGCAAGAACATTGCCAGCGAGATAATCCTGGAGATCAAGAAGGCATTTGAGGAGAGCCTGAGCACCCTGAAGTGGATGGACGAAGAGACCCGGAAGTCAGCCAAGGAGAAGGCGGATGCCATCTACAACATGATAGGCTACCCCAACTTCATCATGGACCCCAAGGAGCTGGACAAGGTGTTCAATGATTACACCGCAGTTCCAGACCTCTACTTCGAGAATGCCATGCGCTTTTTCAACTTCTCCTGGAGGGTCACTGCCGACCAGCTCAGGAAAGCCCCCAACAGAGATCAGTGGAGCATGACCCCACCCATGGTGAACGCTTACTACTCGCCCACCAAGAATGAGATTGTGTTTCCGGCTGGGATCCTGCAGGCGCCATTCTATACCCGCTCATCACCCAATGCCTTACACTTTGGTGGTATTGGTGTCGTCGTGGGCCACGAGCTGACTCATGCTTTTGATGATCAAGGACGAGAGTATGACAAGGACGGCAACCTCCGGCCCTGGTGGAAGAACTCGTCCGTGGAGGCCTTCAAGCAGCAGACGGAATGTATGGTGCAGCAGTATGGCAACTACAGCGTCAACGGGGAGCCAGTGAATGGCCGCCACACCCTTGGGGAGAATATTGCTGACAACGGAGGCCTCAAGGCAGCCTACCGGGCTTACCAGAACTGGGTGAAGAAGAACGGGGCTGAGCAGACGTTGCCCACGCTGGGCCTCACTACCGACCAGCTCTTCTTCCTGGGATTTGCACAGGTCTGGTGCTCAGTCCGCACACCTGAGAGCTCCCACGAAGGTCTCATCACGGACCCCCACAGCCCTTCCCGCTTCCGGGTCATCGGCTCTCTCTCCAACTCCAAAGAGTTCTCAGAACACTTTCACTGTCCGCCTGGCTCCCCCATGAACCCTCATCACAAATGTGAGATTTGGTAA